One region of Cuculus canorus isolate bCucCan1 chromosome 6, bCucCan1.pri, whole genome shotgun sequence genomic DNA includes:
- the LOC128852566 gene encoding dual specificity protein kinase CLK1-like isoform X3 produces the protein MSAAQLAVAMHVFSCFCSHCVQMLGWFEHRGHVCIVFELLGLSTFDFMSVNDFLPFNLDDIRHMAYQICTSVNFLHMKKLTHTDLKPDNIVFVKSDYVEEYNPKLECTECRLRKPDIRLADFGCATYDHDYHNPVVTTRPYRAPEVVLGQWKAVCLTDLSSMSFCVLLNGAREVLGVLLELLNCLPSALNMNNLNLFTELGWSHPCDVWSIGCTLLEYYRGVLVFEVGNSIPQKHAACPALPNLMNISYGEVGTKGNGLCEKVSCIPLWCQVEENRRCRP, from the exons ATGAGCGCTGCACAACTCGCTGTTGCAATgcatgtgttttcctgcttttgcagtcaCTGTGTCCAGATGTTGGGATGGTTTGAGCACCGTGGACACGTCTGCATTGTTTTTGagctcctggggctcagcaccttTGACTTTATGAGCGTCAATGACTTCTTGCCGTTTAACCTGGACGACATTAGACACATGGCTTATCAGATCTGCACCTCTGTCAACT TTTTGCACATGAAGAAGTTGACACATACAGATCTGAAGCCAGACAATATTGTCTTTGTGAAATCTGACTACGTAGAAGAGTACAACCCCAAACTG GAATGCACTGAATGCAGACTGAGAAAACCAGACATCAGACTTGCGGACTTTGGGTGCGCCACTTACGATCATGATTACCATAACCCTGTGGTGACTACTAGACCTTACAGAGCTCCCGAGGTGGTCCTAGGTCAGTGGAAGGCTGTTTGTTTGACTGATCTTTCAAGTATGAGTTTTTGTGTGCTATTGAATGGAGCTAGAGAAGTTCTTGGTGTCTTGCTTGAGCTGTTGAACTGTTTGCCGTCTGCTCTAAACATGAACAACCTGAATCTTTTCACAGAGCTCGGATGGTCCCATCCATGCGATGTGTGGAGCATAGGATGTACTCTCCTGGAATACTACCGTGGAGTCTTAGTATTTGAGGTAGGCAACTCTATCCCTCAGAAGCATGCAGCATGCCCAGCACTCCCCAACTTGATGAACATAAGCTACGGAGAGGTGGGGACTAAAGGCAATGGTCTGTGCGAGAAAGTAAGCTGCATTCCTCTGTGGTGCCAAGTTGAAGAGAACAGAAGATGTAGGCCATAA
- the LOC128852566 gene encoding dual specificity protein kinase CLK1-like isoform X2 — MLGWFEHRGHVCIVFELLGLSTFDFMSVNDFLPFNLDDIRHMAYQICTSVNFLHMKKLTHTDLKPDNIVFVKSDYVEEYNPKLVSCHPLPHSPPPQSSSAFIWSLASHHLSFQECTECRLRKPDIRLADFGCATYDHDYHNPVVTTRPYRAPEVVLGQWKAVCLTDLSSMSFCVLLNGAREVLGVLLELLNCLPSALNMNNLNLFTELGWSHPCDVWSIGCTLLEYYRGVLVFEVGNSIPQKHAACPALPNLMNISYGEVGTKGNGLCEKVSCIPLWCQVEENRRCRP; from the exons ATGTTGGGATGGTTTGAGCACCGTGGACACGTCTGCATTGTTTTTGagctcctggggctcagcaccttTGACTTTATGAGCGTCAATGACTTCTTGCCGTTTAACCTGGACGACATTAGACACATGGCTTATCAGATCTGCACCTCTGTCAACT TTTTGCACATGAAGAAGTTGACACATACAGATCTGAAGCCAGACAATATTGTCTTTGTGAAATCTGACTACGTAGAAGAGTACAACCCCAAACTGGTAAGTTGCCATCCTCTTCCCCACTCTCCTCCACCTCAGTCATCCTCTGCGTTCATCTGGTCACTTGCATCCCACCACCTTTCATTTCAGGAATGCACTGAATGCAGACTGAGAAAACCAGACATCAGACTTGCGGACTTTGGGTGCGCCACTTACGATCATGATTACCATAACCCTGTGGTGACTACTAGACCTTACAGAGCTCCCGAGGTGGTCCTAGGTCAGTGGAAGGCTGTTTGTTTGACTGATCTTTCAAGTATGAGTTTTTGTGTGCTATTGAATGGAGCTAGAGAAGTTCTTGGTGTCTTGCTTGAGCTGTTGAACTGTTTGCCGTCTGCTCTAAACATGAACAACCTGAATCTTTTCACAGAGCTCGGATGGTCCCATCCATGCGATGTGTGGAGCATAGGATGTACTCTCCTGGAATACTACCGTGGAGTCTTAGTATTTGAGGTAGGCAACTCTATCCCTCAGAAGCATGCAGCATGCCCAGCACTCCCCAACTTGATGAACATAAGCTACGGAGAGGTGGGGACTAAAGGCAATGGTCTGTGCGAGAAAGTAAGCTGCATTCCTCTGTGGTGCCAAGTTGAAGAGAACAGAAGATGTAGGCCATAA
- the LOC128852566 gene encoding uncharacterized protein LOC128852566 isoform X4: MPILHMKKLTHTDLKPDNIVFVKSDYVEEYNPKLVSCHPLPHSPPPQSSSAFIWSLASHHLSFQECTECRLRKPDIRLADFGCATYDHDYHNPVVTTRPYRAPEVVLGQWKAVCLTDLSSMSFCVLLNGAREVLGVLLELLNCLPSALNMNNLNLFTELGWSHPCDVWSIGCTLLEYYRGVLVFEVGNSIPQKHAACPALPNLMNISYGEVGTKGNGLCEKVSCIPLWCQVEENRRCRP; encoded by the exons ATGCCTA TTTTGCACATGAAGAAGTTGACACATACAGATCTGAAGCCAGACAATATTGTCTTTGTGAAATCTGACTACGTAGAAGAGTACAACCCCAAACTGGTAAGTTGCCATCCTCTTCCCCACTCTCCTCCACCTCAGTCATCCTCTGCGTTCATCTGGTCACTTGCATCCCACCACCTTTCATTTCAGGAATGCACTGAATGCAGACTGAGAAAACCAGACATCAGACTTGCGGACTTTGGGTGCGCCACTTACGATCATGATTACCATAACCCTGTGGTGACTACTAGACCTTACAGAGCTCCCGAGGTGGTCCTAGGTCAGTGGAAGGCTGTTTGTTTGACTGATCTTTCAAGTATGAGTTTTTGTGTGCTATTGAATGGAGCTAGAGAAGTTCTTGGTGTCTTGCTTGAGCTGTTGAACTGTTTGCCGTCTGCTCTAAACATGAACAACCTGAATCTTTTCACAGAGCTCGGATGGTCCCATCCATGCGATGTGTGGAGCATAGGATGTACTCTCCTGGAATACTACCGTGGAGTCTTAGTATTTGAGGTAGGCAACTCTATCCCTCAGAAGCATGCAGCATGCCCAGCACTCCCCAACTTGATGAACATAAGCTACGGAGAGGTGGGGACTAAAGGCAATGGTCTGTGCGAGAAAGTAAGCTGCATTCCTCTGTGGTGCCAAGTTGAAGAGAACAGAAGATGTAGGCCATAA
- the LOC128852566 gene encoding dual specificity protein kinase CLK1-like isoform X1 → MSAAQLAVAMHVFSCFCSHCVQMLGWFEHRGHVCIVFELLGLSTFDFMSVNDFLPFNLDDIRHMAYQICTSVNFLHMKKLTHTDLKPDNIVFVKSDYVEEYNPKLVSCHPLPHSPPPQSSSAFIWSLASHHLSFQECTECRLRKPDIRLADFGCATYDHDYHNPVVTTRPYRAPEVVLGQWKAVCLTDLSSMSFCVLLNGAREVLGVLLELLNCLPSALNMNNLNLFTELGWSHPCDVWSIGCTLLEYYRGVLVFEVGNSIPQKHAACPALPNLMNISYGEVGTKGNGLCEKVSCIPLWCQVEENRRCRP, encoded by the exons ATGAGCGCTGCACAACTCGCTGTTGCAATgcatgtgttttcctgcttttgcagtcaCTGTGTCCAGATGTTGGGATGGTTTGAGCACCGTGGACACGTCTGCATTGTTTTTGagctcctggggctcagcaccttTGACTTTATGAGCGTCAATGACTTCTTGCCGTTTAACCTGGACGACATTAGACACATGGCTTATCAGATCTGCACCTCTGTCAACT TTTTGCACATGAAGAAGTTGACACATACAGATCTGAAGCCAGACAATATTGTCTTTGTGAAATCTGACTACGTAGAAGAGTACAACCCCAAACTGGTAAGTTGCCATCCTCTTCCCCACTCTCCTCCACCTCAGTCATCCTCTGCGTTCATCTGGTCACTTGCATCCCACCACCTTTCATTTCAGGAATGCACTGAATGCAGACTGAGAAAACCAGACATCAGACTTGCGGACTTTGGGTGCGCCACTTACGATCATGATTACCATAACCCTGTGGTGACTACTAGACCTTACAGAGCTCCCGAGGTGGTCCTAGGTCAGTGGAAGGCTGTTTGTTTGACTGATCTTTCAAGTATGAGTTTTTGTGTGCTATTGAATGGAGCTAGAGAAGTTCTTGGTGTCTTGCTTGAGCTGTTGAACTGTTTGCCGTCTGCTCTAAACATGAACAACCTGAATCTTTTCACAGAGCTCGGATGGTCCCATCCATGCGATGTGTGGAGCATAGGATGTACTCTCCTGGAATACTACCGTGGAGTCTTAGTATTTGAGGTAGGCAACTCTATCCCTCAGAAGCATGCAGCATGCCCAGCACTCCCCAACTTGATGAACATAAGCTACGGAGAGGTGGGGACTAAAGGCAATGGTCTGTGCGAGAAAGTAAGCTGCATTCCTCTGTGGTGCCAAGTTGAAGAGAACAGAAGATGTAGGCCATAA